A genomic window from Brevibacillus agri includes:
- a CDS encoding M3 family oligoendopeptidase: MTKALPQRWDLDVLFPGGSESTAFLAFLEQLEKDISQLKARVEDAALALQEKDAFLEVVSEVQSIAVRMRQAGAFISCLTAQNVKDEPAKLLGGRVKTISAAFGAVLTRWDEQLLRIDEAAWNSLLEDGELQPLAFVLNERRRRAQEKLSPEQEVLASDLAVDGYHAWQDLYNAVVGRMTIEVELDGETKQLSVGQASNLMSHPDRAVRSQVFAKWKEAWGKETELCAQALNHLGGFRLALYRHRGWDSVLREPLDIGRMQEKTLEAMWQAIDNRKDRLVAYLERKAKLLGIDKLSWSDVSAPVGSVHKKVSYDEAAALIVEHFNRFNPSMAQFAQKAFEEGWIEAEDRPGKRPGGFCTSFPVSKQSRVFMTYAGSASNVSTLAHELGHAYHQQVMWDLPPLAQNYAMNVAETASTFAEMILADAAVKNAANDEERLVLLEDKLQSVVAFFMNIHARFLFEKNFYEQRKKGLVSAAELDRIMEEAQKTAFKDALAEYEPHFWASKLHFYITSYPFYNFPYTFGYLFSLSVYARALEEGESFAAKYDALLQDTGRLMVEDLAKKHLGEDMTTVEFWQKAVDLAVADIDEFLRLT; encoded by the coding sequence ATGACGAAAGCATTGCCGCAGCGTTGGGATTTGGATGTATTATTTCCCGGTGGAAGCGAGTCGACTGCGTTTTTGGCTTTTCTGGAGCAGTTGGAAAAAGATATTTCGCAACTGAAAGCCCGCGTAGAGGATGCCGCACTCGCCTTGCAGGAAAAGGACGCGTTTTTGGAGGTTGTCTCCGAGGTGCAAAGCATCGCGGTGCGGATGAGACAGGCGGGCGCGTTCATTTCGTGCCTGACCGCGCAAAATGTGAAGGACGAACCAGCCAAGCTGCTCGGCGGACGGGTGAAAACGATCTCCGCTGCATTCGGCGCCGTGCTGACGCGCTGGGATGAACAGTTGCTGCGCATCGACGAAGCGGCATGGAACAGCTTGCTGGAGGACGGGGAGCTGCAGCCGCTCGCGTTTGTGCTGAACGAGCGCCGTCGCCGCGCCCAGGAAAAGCTGTCGCCGGAGCAGGAAGTGCTGGCGAGCGACCTCGCTGTGGACGGCTACCACGCCTGGCAAGATTTGTACAACGCCGTGGTGGGCCGGATGACGATCGAAGTGGAGCTGGACGGGGAGACGAAGCAGTTGTCCGTAGGGCAAGCCTCCAACCTGATGAGCCATCCGGACCGTGCCGTTCGCAGCCAAGTATTTGCCAAATGGAAAGAAGCATGGGGCAAGGAAACCGAGCTGTGCGCGCAAGCACTCAACCACCTGGGCGGCTTCCGTCTCGCCCTGTACCGCCACCGTGGCTGGGATTCCGTGCTGCGCGAGCCGCTCGACATCGGGCGGATGCAGGAAAAAACGCTCGAAGCGATGTGGCAGGCGATCGACAATCGCAAAGACCGTCTCGTCGCTTACCTGGAACGCAAGGCGAAGCTGCTCGGCATCGACAAGCTGAGCTGGTCTGACGTATCCGCTCCGGTCGGAAGCGTGCACAAAAAAGTGTCGTACGACGAGGCCGCTGCCTTGATCGTCGAGCACTTCAACCGTTTCAATCCGAGCATGGCGCAGTTCGCCCAAAAGGCGTTTGAAGAAGGCTGGATCGAGGCGGAGGACCGCCCGGGAAAACGTCCGGGCGGCTTCTGCACGAGCTTCCCTGTGAGCAAGCAGTCCCGCGTCTTCATGACGTATGCGGGAAGCGCAAGCAACGTCTCCACGCTCGCGCACGAACTGGGGCACGCGTACCACCAGCAGGTGATGTGGGATTTGCCGCCGCTCGCCCAAAACTACGCGATGAACGTAGCGGAAACCGCCTCGACGTTTGCCGAGATGATTCTCGCCGACGCTGCCGTGAAAAACGCGGCCAACGACGAAGAGCGCCTCGTGCTGCTCGAAGACAAGCTGCAATCCGTCGTCGCGTTCTTCATGAACATTCACGCGCGCTTCCTGTTCGAGAAAAACTTCTACGAGCAGCGCAAAAAAGGTCTGGTGAGCGCAGCCGAGCTGGACCGCATCATGGAAGAGGCGCAAAAGACGGCGTTCAAAGACGCCCTCGCGGAGTACGAGCCGCACTTCTGGGCGTCCAAGTTGCATTTTTACATCACGAGCTATCCGTTCTACAACTTCCCGTACACTTTCGGCTACTTGTTCAGCTTAAGCGTGTACGCGCGTGCGCTGGAAGAAGGCGAGAGCTTCGCGGCAAAATACGATGCGCTCCTGCAGGACACCGGCCGTCTGATGGTCGAGGATTTGGCGAAGAAGCATCTGGGCGAAGACATGACGACCGTCGAGTTTTGGCAAAAAGCAGTCGACCTGGCTGTGGCAGACATCGACGAGTTCCTGCGCCTGACGTAA
- a CDS encoding MBL fold metallo-hydrolase, translated as MQSTILIWLGYLLGLLVVGFFGYVAYRYWYHMGQLPKPPFRELDAKPAPENWSDDEVTFTWIGHSTILLNIYGTKILTDPVLGEKLGLRVAGLLHFGPRRFTPPALDFDEIGSVDLILLSHAHMDHVDLPTLRRLAHPYTHVITASNTGKLLRRMPFASCKELAPGQATTTKDGVTVTAIPVRHWGNRFPWNHDYGYNGYVIEKNGVRILYPGDTAYMSMESLPQEFGQFDLVFMPIGAYKPDSYQAAHCTPEQAWQMFKESRGKWLAPIHWNTFVLSREPVDEPMQRLLAAAGEEKNRIIVERQGETFTLPVR; from the coding sequence ATGCAAAGTACGATCCTCATCTGGCTTGGCTACCTGCTCGGACTGCTCGTTGTGGGCTTTTTTGGCTACGTGGCGTACCGTTACTGGTACCATATGGGACAGCTTCCGAAGCCGCCGTTTCGAGAGCTGGATGCGAAGCCTGCGCCTGAGAACTGGTCTGATGATGAGGTGACGTTTACGTGGATAGGCCACTCGACGATTCTGTTGAATATTTACGGAACCAAAATCTTGACTGACCCGGTATTAGGCGAAAAATTGGGACTTCGCGTCGCAGGGCTGCTGCATTTTGGCCCCAGGCGCTTCACGCCTCCCGCTCTTGATTTTGACGAGATCGGCAGCGTGGATTTGATTTTATTGTCCCATGCCCATATGGACCATGTCGACCTGCCGACGCTGCGCCGGCTGGCTCATCCGTACACACACGTCATCACGGCCAGCAATACCGGAAAACTGCTTCGCCGCATGCCGTTTGCCTCCTGCAAGGAGCTTGCCCCGGGGCAAGCCACGACGACAAAAGACGGAGTGACCGTCACGGCGATTCCGGTCAGACACTGGGGCAACCGTTTCCCGTGGAACCATGACTACGGCTACAACGGCTACGTCATCGAGAAAAACGGCGTGCGCATTTTGTACCCTGGCGACACTGCCTACATGTCGATGGAGAGTTTGCCGCAAGAGTTTGGACAGTTTGACCTCGTGTTCATGCCGATCGGAGCCTACAAGCCCGATTCCTACCAGGCTGCGCATTGCACGCCCGAGCAGGCGTGGCAAATGTTCAAGGAGAGCCGGGGCAAATGGCTGGCGCCGATTCATTGGAACACGTTCGTCCTCTCGCGCGAGCCGGTAGACGAACCGATGCAGCGTTTGCTTGCGGCAGCGGGCGAGGAAAAAAATCGGATTATCGTCGAGCGGCAAGGAGAGACGTTCACCTTGCCCGTGCGATAG
- a CDS encoding Crp/Fnr family transcriptional regulator has translation MILHKGETLFRQGETGPLYHLKSGMLKINRVHADGTLTLVNVIVPGETIPHHSLLSPNPYYGTAVALVTCEVEVLSAADWYRELEENHEKCREIALQLQGKLRMMQQRIDQLSEVSPAERLRKLQLWFQSFVPVASLSEVLTQDEIGQFIGLRRETVNRLLRAQSGARK, from the coding sequence ATGATTTTGCACAAAGGGGAAACGCTGTTCCGCCAAGGCGAGACAGGGCCGCTCTACCATCTGAAAAGCGGCATGCTCAAAATCAACCGGGTGCACGCAGACGGGACGCTCACGCTGGTCAACGTCATCGTGCCAGGCGAGACGATCCCGCATCACTCGCTGCTCAGCCCGAATCCTTACTACGGAACAGCCGTCGCGCTCGTCACCTGTGAGGTCGAAGTGCTGTCCGCGGCCGACTGGTACCGCGAACTGGAAGAAAACCACGAGAAATGCCGGGAGATCGCCTTGCAGTTGCAAGGAAAGCTGCGCATGATGCAGCAGCGCATCGACCAGTTGTCCGAAGTATCTCCGGCGGAAAGACTGCGCAAGCTGCAACTCTGGTTCCAGTCGTTCGTTCCCGTCGCTTCCCTGTCCGAAGTGCTGACCCAGGACGAAATCGGCCAGTTCATCGGGCTTCGCCGGGAAACGGTCAACCGCTTACTGCGTGCCCAGTCAGGCGCCCGCAAGTAA